The Geoalkalibacter sp. genome has a segment encoding these proteins:
- a CDS encoding methyl-accepting chemotaxis protein yields MKLGLKIGLGFMAVLALTAVLGVVAVWNMSRVTSEATMLAEEYVPEVVIANQVERSAFRTMYAMRGYGFTGEQSYLDAAREQISQLKERLAAARQLADRAQNLKDLAPAVQAAQAGVAEYEALMAETQATNGRMNELRGRMDAAAGTYMEAAEGYLASQVQAMEREMEGGVAIAALKERLHKITLATEVIKVGEGIRRTNWRAQATRDPELIRRNEASFTLLADKFQSLRAITRQEINLRQIAAAEQAASDYQKAVNGFLQEWLANNELGQKRGQVGDSVVLQARDVSVSGTDGATSISSNTMNLLGTASTVVISGLIAALAIGIALAWFITRLITRPIIQGVSFAESVAAGDLSQQLAIDQKDEIGQLASALNGMVEKLREVVADVRASADNVASGSQQLSASSEEMSQGATEQAAAAEEASSSMEQMAANIRQNADNAVQTEKIAAKSAEDARQGGAAVAQTVAAMKQIAEKISIVEEIARQTNLLALNAAIEAARAGEHGKGFAVVAAEVRKLAERSQGAAAEISELSGSSVEIAEAAGKMLERMVPDIQRTAELVQEIAAASREQDAGAEQVNKAIQQLDQVIQQNASASEEMASTSEELSSQAEQLQQAIAYFKVDVAGQATVRVGKPLPKKAAPKAIAHVVAPKAQAKKSGLALNMGQGKDCLDEDFERY; encoded by the coding sequence ATGAAGCTGGGATTGAAGATCGGATTGGGATTCATGGCGGTGCTGGCGCTGACGGCGGTGCTGGGTGTGGTGGCGGTCTGGAACATGTCCCGGGTGACAAGTGAGGCGACCATGCTCGCCGAGGAATACGTGCCCGAAGTCGTGATCGCCAACCAGGTGGAACGCAGCGCCTTTCGCACCATGTATGCCATGCGTGGTTATGGTTTTACCGGCGAGCAGAGCTATCTCGACGCGGCCCGGGAGCAAATAAGTCAGCTCAAGGAGCGTCTCGCGGCGGCCCGGCAACTGGCCGATCGCGCGCAAAACCTCAAGGATTTGGCGCCGGCGGTGCAGGCGGCCCAGGCCGGTGTCGCGGAATATGAGGCGTTGATGGCCGAAACCCAGGCCACCAATGGGAGGATGAATGAGTTGCGTGGACGCATGGATGCCGCTGCCGGGACCTACATGGAAGCCGCGGAGGGGTATCTGGCCAGCCAGGTGCAGGCCATGGAGCGTGAAATGGAGGGCGGAGTCGCTATTGCCGCCCTCAAGGAGCGGCTTCACAAGATCACCCTGGCCACCGAGGTGATCAAGGTGGGCGAAGGCATCCGGCGGACCAACTGGCGCGCCCAGGCGACCCGTGACCCGGAACTGATCCGCCGCAACGAGGCAAGCTTTACCCTGCTCGCCGATAAGTTCCAAAGTCTGCGCGCCATTACCCGTCAGGAGATCAATCTGCGCCAGATTGCCGCCGCGGAGCAGGCCGCTAGCGATTATCAGAAGGCCGTGAACGGCTTTCTGCAGGAATGGCTGGCCAACAACGAGCTCGGCCAGAAACGCGGCCAGGTGGGCGACTCGGTGGTGCTGCAGGCGCGCGACGTATCCGTGTCCGGCACCGACGGCGCGACAAGCATTTCCAGTAATACCATGAACCTGCTCGGCACCGCCTCGACGGTGGTGATCTCCGGCCTGATCGCGGCTCTTGCCATCGGCATCGCCCTGGCATGGTTCATCACCCGTTTGATCACGCGTCCCATCATCCAGGGCGTGAGCTTCGCCGAATCCGTCGCCGCGGGCGATCTGAGCCAGCAACTCGCCATCGACCAGAAAGACGAAATCGGCCAACTGGCCTCGGCCCTGAACGGCATGGTCGAGAAGCTGCGCGAGGTGGTGGCTGATGTACGCGCCTCGGCCGACAACGTGGCCTCGGGCTCGCAGCAGCTCTCGGCGAGCAGCGAGGAGATGAGCCAGGGCGCCACGGAGCAGGCGGCGGCCGCCGAGGAGGCCTCGAGTTCCATGGAGCAGATGGCGGCCAACATCCGCCAGAACGCCGACAACGCCGTTCAGACCGAAAAGATCGCGGCGAAGAGCGCCGAGGACGCCCGCCAGGGCGGCGCGGCGGTGGCGCAGACCGTGGCGGCTATGAAACAGATCGCCGAAAAAATCTCCATCGTCGAGGAGATCGCCCGCCAGACCAACCTGCTCGCACTCAACGCGGCCATCGAGGCGGCGCGCGCCGGCGAGCACGGCAAGGGCTTCGCGGTGGTGGCGGCCGAGGTGCGCAAGCTCGCCGAGCGCAGTCAGGGCGCCGCGGCGGAAATCAGCGAACTGTCGGGGTCAAGCGTCGAGATCGCCGAAGCCGCTGGCAAGATGCTCGAGCGCATGGTGCCCGACATCCAGCGCACCGCCGAACTGGTGCAGGAGATCGCGGCGGCGAGCCGCGAGCAGGACGCCGGCGCCGAGCAGGTCAACAAGGCCATCCAGCAGCTCGATCAGGTGATCCAGCAGAACGCCTCGGCCTCCGAGGAGATGGCCAGCACCTCGGAAGAGCTTTCCAGCCAGGCCGAGCAGTTGCAGCAGGCCATCGCCTATTTCAAGGTCGATGTTGCCGGCCAGGCGACGGTACGCGTCGGCAAGCCGCTGCCGAAAAAAGCCGCGCCCAAGGCCATCGCCCATGTGGTCGCACCAAAGGCGCAGGCGAAAAAATCAGGATTGGCTCTGAATATGGGCCAAGGCAAGGATTGTCTTGATGAAGATTTTGAACGCTATTAA
- a CDS encoding sensor histidine kinase yields MNLPAAILLSLFLALSLPATPCFSQGNPTFGYEMFERHGAVMLLIDPAQGTIIDANRAAADFYGYSLDELRRMRIQQINTLSEAQTRQEWELASKESRNYFIFRHRLANGEIRPVEVYSWPITVNGRAVLFSIIHDVSGRETLQQALVESEVRLRQAERVAGVGHWTLDLGRGTYTFSEGAREILGLTGESWAAKDILALIPPDDRKLMEQSRHGLVERGDEYNIKVRFQRPSDGKILDLHSQGFFDPKENLLFGVIHDLTDYTQAMRTLKSRTWRFTAVVSVFVVVQFVAIGLLARAVKKRRLAEQALLEREARLKDSDRLLREKNAELERFTYTVSHDLKSPLVTIQTFLGYLRQDLAANDAVRLDKDVAYIDAAAQRMTLLLDELREFSQVGRVVNEPLRVSFAELTQEALGLVAGRISARGVQVRTQQVDLTLVGDRPRLVALWQNLLENAVKYMGDQAQPLIEVGVDPTREETVFFVRDNGMGIEPRHQEKIFELFKRVDTGGEGTGFGLALVKRIVEVHGGRIWVESEGLGKGSCFFFSLPAAEKYTS; encoded by the coding sequence TTGAATCTGCCCGCCGCGATTTTACTGAGCCTTTTTCTTGCTCTTTCCCTGCCTGCCACGCCCTGTTTTTCTCAAGGCAATCCGACCTTCGGCTACGAAATGTTCGAGCGCCACGGCGCCGTGATGTTGCTCATCGATCCCGCGCAGGGCACCATCATCGACGCCAATCGGGCGGCGGCTGATTTTTACGGTTACAGCCTCGATGAGCTGCGCCGCATGCGGATTCAGCAGATCAATACCCTCTCCGAGGCGCAAACCCGCCAGGAGTGGGAGCTGGCCTCCAAGGAGAGCCGCAACTACTTCATCTTTCGGCATCGTCTGGCCAACGGCGAGATTCGGCCCGTGGAGGTTTATTCCTGGCCCATCACGGTCAACGGGCGCGCGGTTCTGTTTTCCATCATTCATGATGTGTCCGGCCGCGAAACCTTGCAGCAGGCCCTGGTGGAGAGCGAGGTGCGGCTGCGCCAAGCCGAGCGCGTCGCCGGGGTCGGGCATTGGACTCTGGATCTGGGCCGAGGAACCTACACGTTTTCGGAAGGGGCCAGGGAGATTCTCGGCCTGACCGGAGAATCCTGGGCGGCAAAGGATATTTTGGCGCTCATTCCCCCCGATGACCGCAAGCTCATGGAGCAATCGCGGCACGGACTCGTGGAGCGGGGGGATGAATACAATATCAAGGTGCGGTTTCAACGTCCTTCCGACGGCAAGATCCTTGATCTTCATTCTCAGGGGTTTTTCGATCCCAAGGAAAATCTCCTCTTCGGTGTGATCCATGATCTCACGGACTACACCCAGGCCATGCGCACGTTGAAATCGCGCACATGGCGCTTCACGGCGGTGGTGTCGGTTTTCGTGGTCGTGCAGTTCGTCGCCATCGGCCTGTTGGCGCGCGCCGTGAAAAAGCGCCGCCTGGCCGAGCAGGCCTTGCTTGAGCGCGAGGCCAGGCTCAAGGACAGCGATCGACTGTTGCGGGAAAAGAATGCCGAACTGGAGCGGTTCACCTACACCGTTTCCCATGATCTCAAAAGCCCGCTGGTCACCATTCAGACCTTTCTCGGCTATTTGCGGCAGGATCTGGCCGCCAACGACGCCGTGCGCTTGGACAAGGATGTGGCCTACATCGACGCCGCCGCTCAGCGCATGACGCTGCTGCTGGATGAACTGCGGGAATTTTCGCAGGTTGGGCGCGTGGTCAACGAACCTCTCCGCGTGTCATTCGCGGAACTGACTCAGGAGGCGCTGGGGTTGGTGGCGGGACGCATCAGCGCGCGGGGAGTGCAGGTGCGCACCCAGCAGGTGGATCTGACCCTGGTGGGGGATCGTCCCCGGTTGGTGGCGCTCTGGCAGAACCTGCTGGAAAACGCCGTCAAATACATGGGCGATCAGGCACAGCCCTTGATTGAAGTCGGGGTTGATCCCACCAGGGAAGAGACGGTCTTTTTCGTCAGGGACAACGGCATGGGTATCGAACCTAGGCATCAGGAAAAAATTTTTGAGTTGTTCAAGCGGGTCGATACCGGCGGCGAGGGAACCGGATTCGGGTTGGCGCTGGTCAAGCGCATCGTCGAAGTCCACGGCGGGCGAATCTGGGTGGAATCGGAGGGATTGGGGAAGGGAAGTTGCTTCTTTTTCAGTTTGCCGGCGGCGGAAAAATACACTTCCTGA
- a CDS encoding bacteriohemerythrin, with the protein MRFSLINQLFYIVFLPQRGFMASRLNGIQAKVGGFLAIILMVAFAVSTTINTLQSNALLNHSSADALEALRDSALDQARSVFISLEVGTSGSVARGEMDLFLELIHGLSEVPGVLEVGLTDAQGQIKHSSLQTSVGRKFAMPVMSQQGAQPLQEVEDQASVTLSRTLILTSSCIECHFDQQENSAAGALYVRFSLEGLRAVEADFAQNLIAARAESIQTGVLTGGGGLLVAALSVVLLLGRMVCAPLKRLVVMMEELGRGHLGMRLNIEKNDEIGQMAKAIDGFADTLEKDLVANMKKLAAGDLDFGVVPFDARDEIRQSLAKVSNDLNQILAEVQNNGNQISQGAEQVAETSQSLSQGATEQASSLEEISASVQQMATQIKQTADHAGQAARLSNQASASATRGQQQMQTMIQAMGEINRAGGDISKIIKVIDEIAFQTNLLALNAAVEAARAGQHGKGFAVVAEEVRNLAARSATAAKETAELIEVAVEKARNGGDIADHTAAALDEIVIGVTKVSDLIGEISAAANEQAEGISQVNLGLSQIDQVTQQNTANAEESAAAAEELAGQGRELLQMLRRFHLKGEYASTKGLPAMPAPALQPPQAGEFVLMRWSDDLSVGIEHIDRQHQKLVTLINQMFSAMKSGQGDGVLQDILAQLVDYTQKHFFEEERMMKSHGYPDFEEHKAAHAHLVGQVADFQKKFKAGKVSVSSDLFNFLKGWLINHIQGTDKKYGPYLNQRGVL; encoded by the coding sequence GTGCGTTTCTCTCTCATCAACCAGTTGTTTTATATAGTATTTTTACCACAGAGGGGATTTATGGCTTCTCGGCTTAATGGAATCCAGGCAAAGGTCGGCGGTTTCCTTGCAATCATCCTGATGGTGGCGTTTGCGGTCAGCACGACCATCAACACGCTGCAAAGCAACGCCCTGCTCAATCACTCCAGTGCCGATGCCCTAGAGGCCCTGCGGGACTCAGCCCTCGATCAGGCGCGCAGTGTCTTCATCAGCCTGGAAGTCGGCACCTCGGGCTCGGTGGCGCGCGGCGAAATGGATTTGTTCCTGGAGTTGATTCACGGACTGTCGGAAGTCCCGGGTGTCCTGGAGGTCGGCTTGACCGACGCCCAGGGGCAGATCAAACATTCCAGCCTCCAGACAAGCGTTGGCCGGAAGTTCGCCATGCCCGTAATGTCACAGCAGGGCGCGCAGCCATTGCAAGAAGTCGAGGATCAGGCCTCGGTGACGCTCAGTCGAACTCTGATCCTCACCTCAAGCTGCATAGAGTGTCATTTTGATCAACAGGAAAACAGCGCGGCCGGGGCATTGTATGTACGCTTCAGCTTGGAGGGGCTACGGGCAGTGGAAGCGGATTTTGCGCAAAACCTGATCGCCGCGAGAGCAGAAAGTATTCAGACGGGGGTACTCACCGGCGGGGGTGGCCTGCTGGTTGCCGCACTGAGCGTGGTGCTCCTCTTGGGCCGCATGGTGTGCGCGCCTCTGAAGCGGCTGGTGGTGATGATGGAGGAACTGGGACGGGGCCATCTCGGCATGCGCCTGAACATCGAAAAAAACGACGAGATCGGGCAGATGGCCAAGGCCATCGACGGCTTCGCCGACACCCTGGAAAAAGACCTCGTCGCGAACATGAAAAAATTGGCGGCCGGGGATCTCGACTTCGGCGTAGTTCCCTTTGACGCCCGGGATGAAATCCGCCAGTCCCTCGCCAAGGTCAGCAACGATCTCAATCAAATTCTGGCCGAAGTGCAAAACAACGGCAACCAGATTTCCCAAGGCGCCGAGCAGGTCGCGGAAACCAGCCAATCCCTGTCGCAGGGAGCCACGGAGCAAGCCAGTTCCCTGGAGGAGATTTCCGCATCCGTCCAGCAGATGGCGACCCAGATCAAACAAACTGCCGATCATGCCGGGCAGGCGGCTCGCCTCTCAAACCAGGCCAGTGCGTCCGCCACGCGCGGCCAGCAGCAGATGCAGACCATGATTCAGGCCATGGGCGAAATCAACCGCGCCGGAGGCGATATTTCCAAAATTATCAAGGTGATCGACGAGATCGCCTTCCAGACCAACCTCCTCGCCCTCAATGCCGCCGTGGAAGCAGCGCGCGCCGGTCAGCACGGCAAGGGCTTCGCGGTGGTGGCCGAAGAGGTACGCAATCTTGCCGCGCGCAGCGCCACAGCGGCCAAGGAAACGGCTGAACTGATCGAGGTTGCCGTTGAAAAAGCCAGAAACGGCGGCGACATCGCCGATCACACGGCCGCCGCGCTTGATGAAATTGTCATCGGCGTGACCAAAGTCTCGGATCTCATCGGCGAGATTTCTGCGGCCGCTAATGAACAGGCTGAAGGGATCAGCCAGGTCAATCTGGGTCTCTCACAAATTGATCAAGTGACCCAGCAGAACACCGCCAACGCCGAGGAGTCCGCGGCCGCCGCCGAGGAACTCGCGGGACAGGGACGCGAACTGCTTCAGATGCTGCGACGTTTTCACCTCAAGGGCGAATACGCGTCGACCAAGGGTTTGCCAGCCATGCCTGCACCAGCGCTGCAGCCCCCCCAAGCGGGAGAATTTGTTTTAATGCGCTGGAGCGACGATCTGAGCGTCGGTATCGAGCATATCGACCGCCAGCACCAGAAACTCGTAACCCTGATCAACCAGATGTTTTCCGCCATGAAAAGCGGCCAGGGCGATGGGGTTCTGCAAGATATTCTCGCGCAACTCGTCGACTATACGCAGAAACACTTTTTCGAGGAAGAACGCATGATGAAATCCCACGGCTATCCCGATTTCGAGGAACACAAGGCCGCGCATGCCCATCTGGTGGGTCAGGTGGCTGATTTCCAAAAGAAATTTAAAGCCGGCAAGGTTTCGGTATCCAGCGATCTGTTCAATTTCCTCAAAGGCTGGCTGATCAACCATATTCAGGGAACCGACAAGAAATATGGCCCCTATCTCAATCAGCGCGGGGTGCTATAG
- a CDS encoding ABC transporter ATP-binding protein yields the protein MALLEVRDLVYRTRDRLILDGLSLHLAAGEVHALIGTNGTGKSTLAYLIMGCGGLRPSGGSIRFDGRPLDGLEIHERARLGISLAWQEPARFEGLSVNEYLTLKNTQADAAALLKMVGLDPGLYLGRMVDKFLSGGERKRIELASVLALKPRLAILDEPDSGIDMLSTQDLIEVISAFRRDGAAVLLITHREEIAAVADRASQICDGRIVCTGPPTTVAAHYKERKCRVCNGRECGYERR from the coding sequence ATGGCCTTGCTTGAGGTGAGGGATCTTGTTTATCGGACTCGGGATCGTCTGATTCTTGATGGTCTCTCCCTGCACTTGGCCGCAGGAGAGGTCCATGCCCTGATCGGTACCAACGGCACGGGCAAGAGCACCCTGGCCTACCTGATCATGGGCTGCGGCGGATTGCGTCCGTCCGGTGGGAGCATCCGGTTCGACGGTCGGCCGTTGGACGGCCTGGAAATTCACGAACGCGCCCGGCTGGGAATCAGCCTCGCCTGGCAGGAACCGGCTCGCTTCGAAGGTTTGAGCGTCAACGAATATCTCACCCTCAAGAATACCCAGGCCGACGCGGCCGCCCTCCTGAAAATGGTTGGTCTTGATCCAGGTCTCTACCTCGGTCGCATGGTCGACAAATTTCTTAGCGGAGGCGAGCGCAAGCGCATCGAGCTGGCTTCCGTCTTGGCCCTCAAACCGCGCCTGGCGATTCTCGACGAGCCGGATTCGGGCATCGACATGCTCTCGACCCAGGATCTCATCGAGGTCATTTCCGCCTTTCGCCGGGACGGCGCCGCCGTGTTGCTGATCACCCACCGCGAGGAAATCGCCGCGGTCGCCGATCGCGCCTCGCAGATCTGCGACGGGCGCATTGTCTGCACCGGCCCGCCGACAACTGTGGCGGCCCATTACAAAGAACGCAAGTGTCGGGTATGCAACGGTCGGGAGTGTGGTTATGAGCGACGCTGA
- a CDS encoding SufB/SufD family protein, with product MSDADALLKAFGSAGGDRAVLEDPRTAHLLAVGHRILSARRVEGLEVETRETDNGIAARVRVAPGVRIEHPVHLCFGVVHRRGVQEIDMDVRLEQGSSAQFLAHCLFPHAEEVRHLMKGRVRIDEGARLHYVETHVHGPHGGVEVIPRAEVHVGKNARYLGEFTLTGGRVGSLDIDYVVACEEGAVTELIARVHGRGSDRIRIREAISLNGENARGLIKTRIALQDEARAEVTGETQGHAAGARGHVDCMELVRDRAVAGAVPIVGVTHPLAKVTHEAAIGSVDQRQLETLLAHGLSPEEAVDVIVRGVLR from the coding sequence ATGAGCGACGCTGATGCCCTGCTCAAGGCCTTTGGAAGCGCCGGCGGCGATCGGGCGGTGCTCGAGGATCCACGAACCGCTCATTTGTTGGCCGTCGGCCACCGGATTCTCAGCGCGCGCCGGGTCGAGGGGCTGGAGGTCGAGACTCGCGAAACGGATAACGGCATTGCGGCCAGGGTGCGGGTGGCGCCGGGAGTGCGTATCGAACATCCGGTGCATTTGTGCTTCGGGGTCGTGCATCGGCGAGGCGTACAGGAAATCGACATGGATGTGCGCCTGGAGCAAGGCTCCTCGGCCCAATTCCTCGCTCACTGCCTGTTTCCCCACGCGGAAGAGGTGCGGCATCTGATGAAGGGCAGGGTCCGCATCGACGAAGGGGCGCGGCTGCACTATGTGGAAACCCATGTGCATGGCCCCCATGGCGGCGTCGAGGTCATCCCCCGGGCTGAGGTTCATGTAGGCAAGAACGCGCGCTATCTCGGTGAGTTCACCCTGACCGGCGGGCGCGTCGGGAGCCTCGATATCGATTACGTGGTTGCCTGCGAGGAGGGCGCGGTCACCGAGTTGATCGCCCGGGTGCATGGCCGCGGTTCCGACCGCATCAGGATTCGAGAGGCCATTTCCCTCAACGGTGAGAATGCTCGGGGCCTGATCAAGACCCGCATCGCCCTGCAGGACGAGGCGAGGGCGGAAGTAACCGGGGAGACGCAAGGCCATGCGGCGGGGGCACGGGGGCACGTGGACTGCATGGAACTGGTGCGGGATCGCGCCGTTGCCGGCGCCGTGCCCATCGTCGGCGTCACCCACCCCCTGGCCAAGGTAACCCACGAGGCCGCCATCGGCAGTGTCGACCAGCGCCAGTTGGAAACCCTCCTGGCGCATGGACTGTCCCCCGAGGAAGCGGTGGATGTCATCGTGCGCGGGGTGCTGCGTTGA